Proteins encoded within one genomic window of Trichoderma asperellum chromosome 2, complete sequence:
- a CDS encoding uncharacterized protein (EggNog:ENOG41), with protein sequence MSISTTFKPSPLGLGSPPSVRNSPFRRGESPASPSPLRHITPTSSPTKAAATTPNGTSRFARPTTPTNDLPETKEEEKTPVMTTPTRASPPSWKAGSKLAVGGSLGGSNALSQLQPTQVRTLRDGFQILDRDCDGIVNREDVADMLSQLGLPSGSSDIGRFFPPSKPQTITLAAFLNSMAESLALLSPNTELLSAFSAFDEDDSGQIDWAELRDALLNTPPEAGQSALSAAEVDKVVEGFTGRRAFNRNMNAHLSARRGEVFKYQEFVHSIMGSNGGSEGGAHEGEEQ encoded by the exons ATG TCTATCTCGACAACGTTCAAGCCCTCTCCCCTGGGCCTCGGATCGCCTCCCAGCGTTCGTAACTCTCCATTCCGAAGGGGCGAATCTCCGGCTTCGCCATCACCCCTCCGACACATAACACCTACAAGCTCGCCTACCAAAGCTGCCGCCACAACACCCAACGGAACGTCGAGATTTGCGAGGCCAACGACACCAACCAACGATTTGCCTGagaccaaagaagaagagaaaactcCAGTCATGACTACTCCTACAAGagcatcgccgccgtcgtGGAAGGCTGGGTCAAAGCTGGCAGTGGGCGGCTCTTTGGGCGGTAGCAATGCTCTCTCACAGCTTCAGCCTACTCAGGTTAGGACATTGAGAGATGGATTTCAGATCCTGGACCGAGACTGCGACGGCATTGTCAATAGAGAAGACGTTGCCGACATGCTCAGTCAGCTTG GCCTCCCCTCAGGCTCCTCCGACATAGGACGCTTCTTTCCGCCATCGAAACCGCAAACCATCACGCTAGCCGCTTTCCTCAACTCGATGGCGGAGTCCTTGGCTCTGCTGTCACCAAATACTGAGCTCTTATCTGCGTTTTCGGCCTTTGACGAGGACGACAGCGGTCAGATAGACTGGGCGGAGCTGAGGGATGCTCTGCTCAACACACCGCCAGAAGCCGGGCAGTCAGCACTCAGCGCTGCAGAGGTGGACAAGGTGGTCGAGGGATTCACGGGCCGGCGAGCCTTCAACCGCAACATGAATGCGCACTTATCGGCACGACGGGGTGAAGTGTTTAAATACCAGGAATTCGTCCATTCAATCATGGGCTCCAACGGCGGGTCCGAGGGAGGGGCACATGAAGGGGAGGAGCAGTGA
- a CDS encoding uncharacterized protein (EggNog:ENOG41~BUSCO:EOG092D2QY5) — MAAALPYASRSNGASSSNVSLPHHRRTSLSSFPPSRSPSQMSFHSRPSRSPQPPMAETDRTSDPSMKSKASSIGPSSQHSSLSAARRTNEGSYPQRRVRSQYPRGSDANHVEYILVASFDIDRGPVMEHQYPVAITGDENMLAELMLPDQAHARNQDWTMFFLHKDTSPEDEDEERKAKARRKARRQRRRDKEAGLVPEGEAESEQDSEGSEDDLDEDDDESSDDEPDGGEGPPLIYVLNLVNTKHDKSVKRGAIVKAMAICTRHPFLHIYKPLLLLALEEYYKSPVPETLSMLYDAVNNMDLSLMPKLSLLERNLLLASDNKDLFVEKFERIIQTRMAEERAETATEGSGEVTGGISRAGTKAHVEGGGQSTYSVARDTHEFESKVMYKGIPIPIKVPTAVMPETVGDFSLIKLIQNFSEAHAKSPQPFPLHPHLTTNGVNTHPIIVLINGLLTQKRVIFLGHNMPSGDVAEAVLAACALASGGILRGFTRHAFPYTDLTKVEDLLNVPGFIAGVTNPTFELHPEWWDVLCDLPSGRIKISSKIEMAPVTEGLIYFQQQHPSLANTASGVSNNVIDLTGDAAFMSDILRSIAARHGERVIRAKWRDWVNRFTRIAAQFEESVYSASALYIGGQDQDLALPGASGHGYVWADDTAKFKELAGNVTRIEGWRNTRSYYSYIQDLARIYTVRPLKGLDLAHMHDRLRMQRLTPSQSKDIYLTLSKHIHSYEEICLLLDVAPESHAGLFYIALGLFHKDREVRIKTADLLERISDHEAGQHWWKSLSQFEKLAYKRIRREAETEMKFKAEKEGLVLSPVMEKMIN, encoded by the exons ATGGCGGCGGCTCTTCCCTACGCCTCTCGTTCAAACGGCGCCAGCAGCTCGAACGTTTCGCTGCCTCATCACCGTCGaacctctctctcctcgttTCCCCCGTCGCGCTCTCCATCGCAAATGTCCTTCCATTCGCGCCCATCAAGGTCACCGCAGCCCCCCATGGCCGAAACCGACCGGACTTCGGACCCGAGCATGAAGTCCAAAGCTTCTTCCATCGGGCCATCCTCACAGCACTCGTCCCTCTCAGCAGCACGCCGAACGAACGAAGGGTCGTACCCCCAGAGGCGAGTTCGATCACAATACCCTCGTGGATCAGACGCCAATCATGTCGAGTATATCTTGGTGGCGTCGTTTGACATTGACCGTGGTCCAGTCATGGAGCATCAATACCCGGTCGCCATCACCGGAGACGAGAACATGTTGGCTGAACTGATGCTTCCAGATCAGGCCCACGCGCGTAATCAGGATTGGACCATGTTCTTCCTCCACAAGGATACATCGccggaagatgaagacgaagaacgCAAGGCCAAAGCAAGGAGGAAGGCTCGAAGGCAGAGGCGCCGAGACAAAGAGGCGGGGCTGGTCCCCGAGGGCGAGGCTGAATCTGAACAAGATTCGGAGGGGAGCGAGGATGATttggatgaggacgatgacgagtCCTCAGACGACGAGCCTGATGGCGGAGAGGGCCCGCCGCTCATCTATGTGCTCAATTTGGTCAATACCAAGCACGACAAGTCAGTGAAACGAGGAGCCATTGTCAAAGCGATGGCTATCTGTACGAGACACCCCTTCTTGCATATATACAAG CCGCTTTTACTTCTCGCGTTAGAGGAGTATTATAAGTCCCCAGTGCCTGAGACTCTATCTATGTTGTATGACGCGGTCAATAACATGGACTTGTCACTTATGCCCAAGCTAAGCTTGCTCGAAAGAAATCTGCTACTAGCAAGCGACAACAAAGATTTGTTTGTCGAAAAGTTTGAGCGTATAATCCAGACGCGTATGGCGGAGGAAAGAGCCGAAACCGCTACTGAAGGATCTGGTGAGGTTACTGGCGGCATCTCGAGGGCCGGCACCAAGGCTCATGTTGAGGGCGGTGGGCAGTCGACGTATTCCGTGGCTAGAGACACCCACGAGTTTGAGAGTAAGGTCATGTATAAGGGCATTCCTATCCCTATCAAAGTACCTACCGCTGTCATGCCAGAGACTGTGGGCGACTTCTCGCTCATCAAGTTGATACAAAACTTTTCAGAGGCGCATGCCAAGTCTCCGCAGCCGTTTCCTCTGCACCCCCATTTGACGACGAACGGAGTCAATACGCATCCCATCATTGTGCTGATTAATGGGCTACTCACGCAGAAAAGAGTAATTTTCCTGGGCCACAATATGCCTTCCGGAGATGTGGCTGAAGCGGTTCTTGCAGCGTGTGCTCTTGCATCTGGCGGCATCCTCCGGGGCTTTACCCGGCATGCCTTTCCCTATACCGACTTGACCAAAGTGGAGGATTTGCTCAACGTGCCAGGGTTTATTGCCGGCGTTACCAACCCTACCTTTGAGCTTCATCCGGAATGGTGGGATGTCCTGTGCGATTTGCCCAGCGGCCGCATCAAGATCAGCAGCAAGATTGAGATGGCGCCAGTCACCGAAGGATTGATTTActttcaacaacaacacccCAGTCTCGCAAACACCGCCAGCGGAGTCTCCAATAATGTGATAGACTTGACTGGCGACGCGGCCTTTATGTCGGACATTCTTAGGAGCATTGCGGCAAGGCACGGCGAGCGGGTTATCCGAGCCAAGTGGCGCGATTGGGTCAACAGATTTACAAGAATTGCTGCCCAGTTTGAGGAGAGCGTATATAGCGCATCTGCTCTATATATCGGAGGCCAAGATCAAGACCTGGCGTTGCCGGGCGCCAGTGGTCATGGATACGTGTGGGCGGATGACACTGCAAAGTTTAAGGAGCTGGCCGGCAACGTGACGAGAATTGAGGGCTGGCGTAACACACGCAGCTATTACAGCTATATTCAG GACCTCGCACGGATATACACTGTTCGCCCATTGAAGGGGCTAGACCTGGCTCATATGCATGACCGTCTTCGCATGCAACGCCTAACACCTTCGCAAAGCAAGGATATCTACCTCACACTATCCAAACATATCCACTCGTACGAGGAGATATGCCTGCTTCTCGATGTAGCGCCCGAGTCGCATGCCGGACTCTTCTACATCGCGCTGGGTCTGTTCCACAAAGACCGCGAAGTGCGCATCAAGACGGCTGATTTGCTGGAGCGAATCTCCGACCATGAAGCTGGGCAGCACTGGTGGAAGAGCCTTAGCCAGTTTGAAAAGTTGGCGTATAAGCGGATTCGTCGCGAAGCTGAGACAGAGATGAAGTTTAAGGCGGAGAAGGAAGGTCTCGTTTTGAGTCCTGttatggagaagatgatCAACTGA
- a CDS encoding uncharacterized protein (MEROPS:MER0043126~CAZy:CE1), giving the protein MADITTNAAIHSFGGRFLKLTHQSSVTGGPMNFTLFLPAGISPSEPAPLLIYLSGLTCTPDNVTEKGFLHAHAAPLKLALLYPDTSPRGTNHPGEHDSWDFGSAASFYINATQQPWAKNYQMETYITEELPDLVFSHFKELDPARVSIAGHSMGGHGALTLYLKNPGKYQSVSAWSPVSNPSACPWGEKAFTGYLGKDREEWKKHDATELVKHWKGPLNALLDVGTADNFYKQRQLLPENFAEATKATGIQGLQLRYQEGYDHSYFFISTFGEDHIKHHAKHLGLL; this is encoded by the exons ATGGCAGACATCACCACCAACGCCGCCATCCACTCCTTTGGCGGCCGCTTCCTCAAGCTCACCCACCAGTCGAGCGTCACCGGCGGCCCCATGAACTTCACGCTCTTCCTCCCCGCTGGCATCTCACCGTCCGAACCGGCCCCCCTGCTCATCTACCTCTCCGGCCTGACCTGCACGCCGGACAACGTCACCGAAAAGGGCTTCCTCCACGCCCACGCCGCGCCCCTCAAGCTGGCGCTGCTCTACCCGGACACGTCCCCGCGCGGCACGAACCACCCGGGCGAGCACGACTCCTGGGACTTTGGCAGCGCGGCGTCCTTCTACATCAACGCCACGCAGCAGCCGTGGGCCAAGAACTACCAGATGGAGACGTACATCACAGAGGAGCTGCCCGACCTCGTCTTCTCCCACTTCAAGGAGCTGGACCCCGCGCGCGTGTCCATTGCCGGCCACTCCATGGGCGGTCACGGCGCCCTGACGCTGTACCTCAAGAACCCGGGCAAGTACCAGAGCGTCAGCGCGTGGTCGCCCGTGTCGAACCCGTCAGCCTGTCCCTGGGGCGAGAAGGCCTTTACGGGCTACCTCGGCAAGGACAGGGAGGAGTGGAAGAAGCACGATGCGACGGAGCTGGTGAAGCACTGGAAGGGGCCTTTGAATGCCTTGCTTGACGTG GGCACTGCGGACAACTTTTACAAGCAGAGACAGCTGCTTCCCGAAAACTTTGCTGAAGCTACCAAGGCAACGGGTATTCAGGGCCTGCAGCTACGATACCAGGAG GGCTACGACCACTCATACTTCTTCATCTCGACTTTTGGCGAGGATCATATTAAGCACCATGCTAAGCATTTAGGTCTCCTATAA
- a CDS encoding uncharacterized protein (EggNog:ENOG41~SECRETED:SignalP(1-19)): MKFSTIVATAVSAAIAVSGTPIEKREVGGLLLCTGANATGTCTYNVYELKTCHQLPAPFHHNTSTFAPDGEAFNCFPRIGDCGSICTSPTGCTFGAVDFNYKNKFDLGAIKWNTLISSFDCELKTHPTTQ; this comes from the exons ATGAAGTTCTCAACCATCGTCGCCACAGCTGTTTCCGCAGCCATTGCCGTGTCCGGCACCCCCATCGAGAAGCGCGAAGTCGGCGGA CTCCTCTTATGCACCGGCGCCAACGCAACCGGCACCTGCACTTACAACGTCTACGAGCTCAAGACATGCCACCAGCTGCCCGCGCCCTTCCACCACAACACGAGCACTTTTGCGCCCGATGGAGAAGCCTTTAACTGCTTCCCCCGTATTGGCGACTGCGGCTCCATCTGCACCAGCCCGACGGGATGTACCTTTGGCGCTGTCGACTTCAACTATAAGAACAAGTTTGACCTTGGTGCTATTAAGTGGAATACCTTGATTTCCAGCTTTGACTGCGAGTTGAAGACGCATCCGACCACGCaataa
- a CDS encoding uncharacterized protein (BUSCO:EOG092D4Q5Q): MSDFGDDDVSVGGDEPVLEEEEVTEFYEPEVGEDDDNEHANDQDHIVISGDPSAAANASKDKSVKDKKIPDDQRTTTPYMTKYERARILGTRALQISMNAPVLVDLEGETDPLQIAIKELREKKIPLIVRRYMPDGYYEDWTCEELLQ; the protein is encoded by the exons ATGTCTGactttggcgatgatgacgttAGCGTTGGCGG CGACGAGCCGGtgttggaagaagaggaggtgaCCGAGTTCTACGAGCCCGAAgttggcgaggatgatgataacGAGCATGCGAACGACCAAGACCACATTGTCATCTCTGGAGACCCATCTGCGGCTGCGAACGCTTCCAAGGACAAATCagtcaaggacaagaagattCCCGACGACCAGCGCACGACAACGCCGTACATGACAAAATACGAGAGGGCACGTATTCTGGGCACACGCGCCTTGCAGATCAG CATGAACGCGCCTGTGCTGGTAGATCTCGAGGGTGAAACGGATCCTTTGCAAATTGCGATCAAGGAATTAcgcgagaagaagattccTCTGATTGTACGGAGATATATGCCTGATGGATA CTACGAGGACTGGACTTGCGAAGAGCTTCTTCAGTAA
- a CDS encoding uncharacterized protein (TransMembrane:8 (o15-41i53-72o92-111i376-395o415-438i445-467o479-502i514-533o)), whose product MGLEARGVDNDTRGWILSSVSGIACVFGASIICVDALVRLIPGKSNFRIQDSNIFLACSLSLSFGVMLFSSLFSMLPESKEYFKQEGWTDQAAGLVMMGFFAAGFIGIQVVSRIVHQFMPSHVVDCDHSHDDTASHDGHAHHAHSGRAHSRSNRGRRMLSRAPDNKISDIVETSSDDQHLMSESTPLLSSESRNADTTLTRQTSARDEMIQRPGSPLTLTRSRTTTAGDSTTPSRRPSIFEVQKRVMSFVKDTKANCDESGPCYGYTDPCGQECFKHMSSRAASNARPLPALRTATGHFQPHHSFHATHDHGHDHGHDHDHDHTRRDTSDAPVSPSRVASRDSLTLTDEDTSENGFPCDQMDEGDMEAQHHHHVPANAFLAIGLQTSIAIALHKFPEGFITYATNHANPALGLNVFMALFVHNISEGFAMALPLYMALGSRLRAMVWSALLGGLSQPLGAGIAALWFKLANKTHMTLNAVAYGCLFALTSGIMVSVGLQLFVESLSLNHDRNMCMFFAFLGMSLLGLSNALFADH is encoded by the exons ATGGGGTTGGAGGCGAGGGGTGTCGACAACGACACCCGCGGGTGGATTCTTAGCAGCGTCAGCGGCATAG CTTGCGTCTTTGGCGCGTCCATCATCTGCGTCGATGCCTTGGTGCGCCTCATCCCGGGCAAGTCCAACTTCCGTATCCAAGACAGCAACATCTTCCTTGCGTGCTCactgagcttgagcttcgGCGTCATG CTCTTCTCCTCGTTGTTCAGCATGCTCCCCGAGTCCAAAGAATACTTTAAGCAAGAGGGTTGGACCGATCAAGCTGCTGGCCTTGTTATGATGGGCTTCTTTGCCGCAGGCTTTATTGGCATCCAGGTCGTCTCGCGAATCGTCCACCAGTTTATGCCCTCCCACGTCGTCGACTGCGACCATAGCCACGACGATACTGCCTCTCACGATGGCCATGCCCACCACGCGCACTCGGGCCGAGCACATTCTCGATCTAATCGCGGCCGTCGCATGCTCTCTCGAGCCCCTGACAATAAAATCTCTGATATTGTCGAGACGAGTAGCGATGATCAGCACCTCATGAGCGAATCAACTCCTCTACTCAGCTCAGAGAGCCGTAATGCTGATACGACGCTGACTCGCCAAACCTCTGCGAGAGATGAAATGATCCAGCGACCCGGCAGCCCCTTGACGCTGACCCGCAGCCGGACTACTACCGCTGGCGATTCCACAACCCCAAGCAGGCGACCTTCCATATTCGAGGTTCAGAAGAGGGTCATGTCCTTTGTCAAGGACACCAAAGCCAACTGTGACGAATCTGGGCCTTGTTACGGATATACTGATCCCTGTGGCCAAGAATGCTTCAAGCATATGAGCAGTCGCGCGGCCAGCAATGCGCGCCCGCTGCCGGCTCTCCGCACAGCTACTGGGCATTTCCAACCTCACCACTCCTTTCATGCTACCCATGATCACGGTCACGATCACGGTCACGATCACGATCACGATCACACTCGCAGAGATACCAGCGACGCACCTGTCAGCCCCAGCCGGGTGGCCTCTCGCGactccttgaccttgacgGATGAGGACACCAGTGAGAACGGCTTTCCCTGCGACCAGATGGACGAAGGCGATATGGAAgctcagcatcaccaccacgtCCCTGCCAATGCCTTCCTCGCTATAGGGCTGCAAAcctccattgccattgccctGCATAAATTCCCTGAAGGTTTCATCACCTACGCAACAAACCACGCCAACCCTGCCCTGGGACTCAATGTCTTCATGGCTCTATTCGTCCACAACATCTCCGAAGGCTTTGCCATGGCCTTGCCCCTTTACATGGCTCTTGGGTCCCGCTTGCGAGCCATGGTCTGGTCGGCTTTATTAGGTGGCCTGTCCCAGCCCCTCGGAGCAGGCATTGCGGCGCTGTGGTTCAAACTTGCCAACAAGACGCATATGACTCTAAATGCTGTAGCGTATGGGTGTCTCTTCGCCTTGACATCGGGCATCATGGTTAGCGTTGGCCTGCAGCTCTTTGTGGAGAGTCTCAGCCTTAACCATGATCGCAATATGTGCATGTTCTTTGCATTCCTTGGCATGTCGCTGTTGGGTTTGAGCAATGCCCTCTTTGCGGATCACTAA
- a CDS encoding uncharacterized protein (EggNog:ENOG41): MKPTIHKVDPNGDTLLILRNPNAPFAGDATVWPDALPKYRSDRLKRNERELELIAQAEHPTPDGPREVHFQLSSKHLTLTSEYFRALVANRWKEASSSCGFAYTVTAEDWDEAALLMVMNIIHCQTSEIPQDIDSEMVAKMTVIVDYYQCTKAISFYVDIWMRSFDSRELSCGGYKRKLLLRLFISQLFFNADDFQRCTQVIIRESRGPMHSLGLPFPQNLIGDLYL; the protein is encoded by the coding sequence ATGAAACCGACCATCCATAAAGTCGATCCGAATGGAGATACACTGCTCATCCTCCGCAACCCAAACGCGCCGTTTGCAGGAGATGCAACCGTTTGGCCTGATGCTCTGCCAAAATATCGCTCAGATAGATTGAAACGAAATGAGCGAGAATTGGAACTAATCGCACAAGCCGAGCACCCGACTCCTGATGGCCCGCGAGAAGTCCACTTCCAGCTCTCTTCAAAGCATCTCACGCTTACATCGGAATATTTTCGAGCACTAGTGGCCAACCGCTGGAAAGAAGCCAGCTCAAGCTGCGGCTTCGCTTACACTGTAACTGCTGAAGATTGGGACGAGGCTGCATTGCTCATGGTCATGAACATTATACACTGTCAAACCTCGGAAATACCCCAGGATATCGATTCTGAGATGGTTGCGAAAATGACTGTCATTGTCGACTATTACCAATGCACTAAGGCAATCAGTTTCTACGTGGATATATGGATGAGAAGCTTCGATTCGAGAGAGCTCTCTTGTGGTggctataaaagaaagcttTTGCTTAGGCTTTTCATAtcccagctcttcttcaatgcTGACGATTTCCAACGATGCACGCAGGTTATCATACGCGAAAGCAGAGGCCCAATGCATTCTCTTGGACTACCATTTCCTCAAAATCTCATTGGTGATTTATACCTTTGA